In Cryptomeria japonica chromosome 10, Sugi_1.0, whole genome shotgun sequence, a genomic segment contains:
- the LOC131859283 gene encoding enoyl-CoA delta isomerase 2, peroxisomal-like translates to MCSLEKRGNVYILTFVGDGEHRFNPTTFDAISDALKEVEESADAAALVTTNAGKYFSCGLDMKWVGESPHDRFDIGMEKLENMFAAFMKLSIPTVAAICGHAEASAFTLALAHDYRFMSTQGSSHLYMCELDHGFNIPKSMLTLIRSKLHPAALRDVVLGGTKLNAQMAFQKGIVDAAFDDSVGTLQAAVKEAEKLAVRGWNREIYRSFRLAAFPDVVEELDIHVPYRMLASYNF, encoded by the coding sequence ATGTGCAGCCTAGAGAAGCGAGGAAATGTGTACATCTTGACCTTCGTTGGTGACGGCGAGCACAGGTTTAATCCCACAACATTCGATGCCATCTCTGACGCTCTCAAAGAGGTGGAAGAATCGGCAGACGCAGCAGCCCTGGTAACCACCAACGCAGGCAAATACTTCTCCTGCGGCCTCGACATGAAATGGGTTGGCGAGAGCCCCCACGACCGTTTTGACATAGGCATGGAGAAATTAGAGAATATGTTCGCAGCCTTCATGAAGCTCAGCATCCCCACCGTGGCAGCCATCTGCGGGCACGCGGAGGCGAGCGCCTTCACGCTTGCTCTGGCTCACGATTACCGCTTCATGAGTACGCAGGGGTCCTCCCACCTCTACATGTGCGAGCTCGATCATGGCTTCAACATCCCCAAGAGTATGCTAACCTTGATTCGTAGCAAGCTGCACCCTGCAGCCCTGCGCGATGTGGTGCTAGGCGGCACCAAGCTCAACGCCCAGATGGCCTTTCAGAAAGGGATTGTGGACGCCGCTTTCGACGACTCGGTGGGGACTTTGCAGGCGGCGGTTAAGGAGGCAGAGAAACTGGCGGTCAGGGGATGGAACAGGGAGATCTACCGTAGCTTCAGGTTGGCTGCCTTTCCTGACGTTGTGGAGGAGCTCGATATTCATGTTCCCTATCGCATGCTCGCTTCCTATAACTTCTGA
- the LOC131859284 gene encoding enoyl-CoA delta isomerase 2, peroxisomal-like yields the protein MEKLENMFAAFMKLSIPTVAAICGHAEAIAFTLALAHDYRFMSTQGSSHLYMCELDHGFNIPKSMLALIRSKLHPAALRDVVLGGTKLNAQMAFQKGIVDAAFDDSVGTLQAAVKEAEKLAVRGWNREIYRSFMFPIACSLPITSDAHLQSCPDFYKRTISIWIINIV from the coding sequence ATGGAGAAATTAGAGAATATGTTCGCAGCCTTCATGAAGCTCAGCATCCCCACCGTGGCAGCCATCTGCGGGCACGCGGAGGCGATCGCCTTCACGCTTGCTCTGGCTCACGATTACCGCTTCATGAGTACGCAGGGGTCCTCCCACCTCTACATGTGCGAGCTCGATCATGGCTTCAACATCCCCAAGAGTATGCTAGCCTTGATTCGTAGCAAGCTGCACCCTGCAGCCCTGCGCGATGTGGTCCTAGGCGGCACCAAGCTCAACGCCCAGATGGCCTTTCAGAAAGGGATTGTGGACGCCGCTTTCGACGACTCGGTGGGGACTTTGCAGGCGGCGGTTAAGGAGGCAGAGAAACTGGCGGTCAGGGGATGGAACAGGGAGATCTACCGTAGCTTCATGTTCCCTATCGCATGCTCGCTTCCTATAACTTCTGATGCCCACCTTCAATCTTGCCCAGATTTCTATAAGCGAACAATAAGCATTTGGATAATAAATATTGTATAA